From the Nonlabens marinus S1-08 genome, one window contains:
- the trpD gene encoding anthranilate phosphoribosyltransferase produces MKEILNELFEHKTLSRKRAHDILTAITAGEVNDSQIAAFLTVYGMRSVTVDELAGFRDAMLEQALLIDLEKYNPIDLCGTGGDGKNTFNISTLASFVTAGSGVKVAKHGNYGVSSVSGSSNVMESMGFKFTNDFETLEKQIDQANICFLHAPLFHPAMKAVAPIRRALGIKTFFNMLGPLVNPARPKLQSVGVFNLQLARNYEYLFQNEEGKRYAILHAHDGYDEVSLTGKTRIAGNIGVVDVKPSDFSLDKLTMNQISGGESLEEAATIFKNVLENKATAAQKSVVIANAATAISVAQEMPLLMAVEKATESLESGKALECFEKLLELN; encoded by the coding sequence ATGAAAGAAATACTCAACGAATTATTTGAACATAAAACGCTTTCGCGAAAGCGTGCTCACGACATTCTTACGGCAATCACCGCAGGCGAGGTAAACGATTCTCAAATCGCTGCATTTCTTACCGTCTATGGAATGCGCAGCGTGACCGTGGATGAGTTGGCTGGTTTTCGAGATGCGATGTTGGAGCAAGCCTTGTTGATTGATCTAGAAAAGTATAATCCGATTGATTTATGTGGTACTGGTGGTGATGGGAAAAATACGTTTAACATCAGCACATTGGCTAGTTTTGTAACTGCTGGTTCTGGTGTTAAAGTAGCAAAACACGGTAATTATGGCGTGAGCAGTGTGAGTGGCTCCAGCAACGTGATGGAGTCCATGGGTTTTAAATTCACAAACGATTTTGAAACGCTGGAAAAGCAAATCGATCAAGCCAATATCTGTTTCCTGCACGCTCCCCTATTCCATCCTGCAATGAAAGCGGTGGCGCCTATTCGAAGAGCATTGGGCATCAAAACCTTTTTCAATATGCTCGGCCCTTTGGTAAATCCTGCACGACCAAAATTGCAGAGCGTGGGTGTTTTCAATCTGCAGCTCGCTAGAAACTACGAGTATTTGTTTCAAAACGAAGAAGGGAAACGCTACGCAATCCTACATGCGCACGACGGTTATGATGAAGTAAGCCTTACTGGTAAAACCAGAATTGCTGGAAATATCGGAGTAGTCGATGTAAAACCTAGCGATTTTAGCCTCGACAAACTAACGATGAATCAAATCTCTGGTGGTGAAAGCCTAGAGGAGGCTGCGACCATTTTTAAAAATGTTCTGGAAAACAAAGCGACGGCGGCACAAAAATCGGTAGTTATTGCAAACGCTGCCACCGCAATATCAGTCGCCCAAGAAATGCCACTTTTAATGGCCGTTGAAAAAGCAACTGAGTCATTAGAGTCTGGAAAAGCACTTGAATGTTTTGAAAAACTATTGGAGTTAAACTAG
- the trpC gene encoding indole-3-glycerol phosphate synthase TrpC produces MEDILKKITNQTAADLKERRAKTTLASLKEMPHYARMPLSLHEALKNGSGIIAEHKRQSPSKGSFECPASLEDVVKGYEKAGASAISCLTDEPFFGGTLQDLVDTREFVNIPILRKDFIIDLYQIHEAKAHGADAILLIAACLDDEQLNTLSLEALNIGLEILFEVHDGTDLDRVKKSTVQLNPTKYIIGVNNRDLKRFKTDVKISEDLIPAFPEGVLAISESGISDPEVVKNLQIVGYQGFLIGENFMKTTDPGSSCAEFIKAIQS; encoded by the coding sequence TTGGAAGACATCTTAAAAAAAATAACGAATCAAACCGCCGCTGACCTGAAAGAACGTCGGGCAAAAACTACGCTGGCATCGCTTAAAGAAATGCCGCATTACGCTCGCATGCCATTATCACTGCATGAAGCGCTCAAAAATGGTAGCGGGATTATTGCAGAGCATAAGCGACAAAGTCCTTCTAAAGGATCTTTTGAATGCCCTGCAAGCCTGGAAGATGTGGTTAAAGGCTATGAAAAAGCTGGTGCCAGCGCAATTAGTTGTTTGACAGACGAGCCGTTCTTCGGTGGCACATTGCAAGATTTAGTCGACACTCGTGAGTTTGTAAATATTCCAATCCTGCGCAAAGATTTCATCATCGATTTGTATCAAATCCATGAGGCCAAAGCCCACGGTGCAGATGCAATCTTACTTATCGCTGCTTGCCTGGATGATGAACAGTTGAACACACTATCGCTTGAGGCGCTCAATATAGGCCTCGAGATCCTTTTTGAGGTTCATGATGGTACAGATCTCGACCGTGTCAAAAAAAGTACGGTACAACTCAATCCCACAAAATATATCATAGGCGTCAACAACCGGGATTTAAAGCGTTTCAAGACAGATGTCAAAATCAGTGAAGATCTCATTCCTGCTTTTCCTGAAGGTGTCTTAGCAATTTCAGAGAGCGGAATTTCAGATCCTGAGGTCGTGAAAAACTTGCAAATAGTAGGCTATCAAGGTTTTCTGATAGGTGAGAATTTTATGAAAACTACAGATCCAGGTTCTAGTTGCGCAGAATTCATAAAAGCAATTCAATCATGA
- a CDS encoding phosphoribosylanthranilate isomerase, which yields MMIKICGMREVENINALQQLDIDFMGIIRYPKSKRFVDEQQKSAIEKLTMNKGTVGVYVNASFEEILQDIIPLQLDVLQLHGDEDSAFAKALLELDIKVFKAFQMNEDFNFESFKDWEQLAKEYQGKLFFLFDTATKNYGGSGKKFNWQLLDNYTGNIPFLLSGGISNDDASDIKNIKHDMFLGVDLNSQFEDEPGLKNIEMIKSFIEKLRK from the coding sequence ATGATGATCAAGATTTGCGGTATGAGAGAAGTTGAAAATATCAATGCTTTGCAGCAGTTGGATATTGACTTTATGGGCATCATCCGCTATCCTAAAAGCAAACGTTTTGTGGACGAGCAGCAAAAGTCTGCTATCGAAAAACTGACCATGAATAAAGGAACCGTCGGTGTTTACGTGAATGCCAGCTTTGAGGAAATCTTGCAGGATATCATTCCCTTGCAGTTGGATGTGCTGCAGTTGCATGGTGATGAGGATTCCGCTTTCGCGAAAGCGTTACTAGAATTGGACATCAAGGTATTCAAGGCTTTCCAGATGAATGAAGACTTTAATTTTGAGTCTTTTAAAGATTGGGAACAACTCGCAAAAGAATACCAAGGCAAGCTATTTTTCCTGTTCGACACGGCGACTAAAAATTATGGCGGCAGCGGCAAGAAATTTAATTGGCAATTGCTCGACAACTATACCGGTAACATACCTTTTTTGTTGAGCGGCGGTATTTCCAATGACGATGCAAGTGATATAAAAAACATTAAACACGATATGTTTCTAGGTGTAGACTTGAACTCACAATTTGAGGACGAGCCCGGATTAAAGAATATCGAAATGATTAAAAGTTTCATAGAAAAATTAAGAAAATGA
- the trpB gene encoding tryptophan synthase subunit beta, which produces MSYQVDDKGFYGEFGGAFIPELLYPNIEELQENYLKIEKSEEFQIEFHQLLKDYVGRPTPLFLAKRLSAKYGAEIWLKREDLCHTGAHKVNNTVGQILLAEKLGKKRIIAETGAGQHGVATATVCALKGLKCIVYMGEKDIERQAPNVARMKMLGAEVRPATSGSKTLKDATNEAMRDWINNPEDTHYIIGSVVGPHPYPDMVARYQAIISKEIKEQMQGLPDYVIACVGGGSNAMGAFYHFLDDPSVKLIGVEAAGLGVDTNKTAATLTLGTPGVLHASRSIMMQDKDGQVVEPHSISAGLDYPGIGPAHAWLKVSDRAQYMAVTDADALKAAVECSQMEGIIPALETAHAFSVLKDLDLNPTDRVVINLSGRGDKDMDTYMRELHL; this is translated from the coding sequence ATGAGCTATCAAGTAGACGATAAAGGGTTTTACGGCGAGTTCGGTGGTGCATTCATACCAGAATTGCTATATCCTAATATTGAAGAGCTTCAGGAAAACTACCTGAAAATTGAGAAAAGCGAAGAGTTTCAAATCGAATTTCACCAGCTGCTCAAGGATTATGTGGGCAGACCTACACCATTGTTCCTCGCAAAAAGATTATCTGCAAAATACGGCGCAGAGATCTGGCTCAAACGCGAGGATCTTTGTCATACTGGTGCTCATAAAGTCAACAATACAGTAGGTCAAATTCTGCTAGCAGAAAAACTAGGCAAAAAACGAATCATTGCCGAAACCGGCGCAGGCCAACACGGTGTTGCCACAGCAACCGTTTGTGCCTTAAAAGGCTTAAAATGCATCGTCTACATGGGTGAGAAAGATATCGAACGTCAAGCACCTAACGTGGCTCGCATGAAAATGCTAGGCGCCGAAGTACGACCAGCCACCAGCGGTTCTAAAACCTTAAAAGACGCTACCAATGAAGCGATGCGCGACTGGATTAATAATCCAGAAGACACACACTATATCATAGGATCTGTAGTTGGACCACATCCCTATCCAGATATGGTAGCACGTTATCAAGCTATTATTTCTAAGGAAATTAAAGAGCAAATGCAAGGCTTGCCTGATTATGTGATCGCATGTGTAGGCGGTGGCTCTAATGCCATGGGTGCCTTCTACCATTTTCTAGATGATCCATCAGTCAAATTGATAGGTGTAGAAGCAGCTGGTTTAGGAGTTGATACAAATAAGACAGCAGCAACATTAACCTTGGGAACTCCAGGCGTTTTACACGCCAGCCGTTCCATCATGATGCAAGATAAAGACGGTCAAGTGGTAGAGCCACATAGCATCAGTGCCGGACTGGATTATCCAGGAATTGGCCCTGCTCACGCTTGGTTAAAAGTTTCTGATCGTGCCCAATACATGGCAGTAACAGATGCAGATGCTCTAAAAGCAGCCGTGGAATGCAGCCAGATGGAAGGAATTATTCCAGCATTGGAAACAGCTCATGCTTTTTCTGTATTAAAAGATTTGGACTTAAATCCAACTGATCGTGTGGTGATCAACCTTTCTGGACGTGGCGATAAGGATATGGATACTTACATGAGAGAACTTCATCTTTGA
- the trpA gene encoding tryptophan synthase subunit alpha gives MTNKLTRLFSKKQKNLLNIFFTAGYPQLEDTTVILKALEDSKVDLVEIGIPFSDPLADGPTIQESSKKALENGMSIEKLFSQLEKFKNDNPDFDTPVLLMGYLNPVMQYGLDRFCERCAAVGVDGLIIPDLPMYSYQMGFQETFEKHNISNVFLVTPQTSEKRIKEIDANSTGFIYAVSSASTTGSKADFSAAADYLGRLRDMNLNTPVLTGFNIKNAQNFKDACNYVDGAIIGSEFIRQISASSDLNDTVREFVKSVKG, from the coding sequence ATGACGAACAAATTAACCCGACTCTTTAGCAAGAAGCAAAAAAACCTGCTTAATATATTTTTTACAGCTGGGTATCCTCAACTGGAGGACACAACGGTAATCTTAAAAGCTTTAGAAGACTCTAAAGTGGATCTGGTAGAAATAGGCATTCCTTTTAGCGATCCACTGGCAGATGGTCCAACAATCCAAGAAAGCAGTAAAAAAGCTTTGGAGAACGGAATGAGCATTGAAAAACTCTTTTCACAACTTGAAAAGTTCAAGAATGATAATCCAGATTTTGATACTCCTGTTTTACTGATGGGTTATTTGAATCCTGTGATGCAGTATGGATTGGATCGTTTTTGCGAGCGCTGTGCGGCCGTTGGTGTGGATGGTTTGATCATTCCAGATTTGCCCATGTATTCCTACCAAATGGGATTCCAAGAGACCTTTGAGAAACACAACATTTCGAATGTTTTCTTGGTCACACCACAAACCTCTGAAAAGCGAATCAAAGAAATTGATGCCAATTCGACCGGTTTTATTTATGCGGTAAGCAGTGCGAGTACCACAGGTTCTAAAGCAGATTTCTCTGCTGCTGCAGACTATTTAGGCAGATTGCGTGACATGAATTTAAACACGCCAGTATTGACAGGTTTCAACATCAAGAACGCTCAGAATTTTAAGGATGCCTGCAATTATGTGGATGGGGCCATCATCGGTAGCGAGTTTATTCGTCAGATTTCAGCATCCTCAGACTTAAACGATACGGTTCGTGAATTTGTAAAATCAGTTAAAGGTTAA
- the hisG gene encoding ATP phosphoribosyltransferase has translation MIRIAVQKSGRLSDKSLQLLKDCGIKFDNGTRKLSSKAKNFPIEILFLRDDDIPQYVAQGVADLGILGLNEVEEKDQKVDVIKQLGFAGCRLSLAVQKDVDYTGLEWFNGKRVASSYTTIVKKFFADKGINATTEEIGGSVEIAPGIGLAEGICDIVSTGSTLIMNGLKEVETVMYSEAVLIANPSLNDEKKELLDKLMFRMEAVQNAAKNKYILLNAPNDKIKEISDLLPGMKSPTVLPLAEEGWSSLHSVIEENDFWNVIDQLKDAGAQGILVSPIEKLIV, from the coding sequence ATGATTAGAATAGCAGTACAAAAATCAGGAAGATTATCAGACAAATCCCTTCAATTACTCAAAGATTGCGGGATCAAATTTGATAACGGAACACGCAAATTGAGCTCTAAAGCCAAGAATTTCCCGATAGAGATTCTCTTCTTACGCGACGATGATATACCGCAATATGTCGCACAAGGCGTGGCAGATCTTGGAATTCTAGGACTCAATGAAGTTGAAGAAAAAGATCAGAAAGTGGACGTCATCAAGCAACTAGGTTTTGCTGGCTGCCGTTTAAGTCTTGCTGTTCAAAAAGATGTGGACTATACAGGCCTCGAGTGGTTTAATGGAAAGCGAGTGGCGAGTAGTTACACTACCATCGTAAAGAAATTCTTTGCTGATAAAGGCATCAACGCCACCACTGAGGAAATAGGTGGTAGTGTTGAAATAGCACCAGGAATAGGCCTTGCGGAAGGTATCTGCGATATCGTTTCCACAGGTTCCACACTTATCATGAATGGTTTAAAAGAAGTGGAAACCGTTATGTACAGTGAGGCTGTTTTGATTGCAAACCCATCCTTGAATGATGAGAAAAAAGAGCTGCTGGACAAATTGATGTTCCGTATGGAAGCGGTTCAAAACGCTGCCAAAAACAAATACATCCTCTTGAATGCACCTAACGACAAGATTAAGGAAATTTCTGATCTTCTACCAGGAATGAAAAGCCCGACCGTGCTACCACTAGCTGAAGAAGGCTGGTCAAGCTTGCACAGCGTCATTGAGGAAAACGACTTTTGGAATGTGATCGATCAGCTCAAAGACGCTGGAGCACAAGGTATTTTAGTAAGCCCTATTGAAAAACTAATCGTCTGA
- the hisD gene encoding histidinol dehydrogenase, whose translation MEIVLNPNINQRDALLERPLKQRSEVDSAVKDIIQLVVENGDEALIAFAKQFDKAELTQLKVTLPEIERASEQVDTDLKKAIQTAYDNIYKFHEACFTKDYAVVETMPGITCWRKSLPIEKVGLYIPGGSAPLFSTVLMLAIPAQIAGNKKVVLCSPTDENGDINPVVLYTANLCGVTEIYKVGGAQAIAAMTYGTKTIPSVHKIFGPGNAFVTRAKELAQQQGVAIDMPAGPSEVLVIADAQANPTFVAADLLAQAEHGHDSQVILLTDSEDLAKAVDEEIEIQISSLSRKQTAKAALENSKTIVLDSIDQCVEWSDVYAPEHLIINTVDADNVANEIAVAGSIFIGSYTCESLGDYASGTNHTLPTYGYARNYSGVSVDSFVNKVTYQKATAQGIKNLGPAVETMAAAEGLDAHKNAVSVRLKSLENND comes from the coding sequence ATGGAAATCGTTCTAAATCCCAATATCAATCAGCGTGATGCTCTGTTGGAGCGACCGCTCAAGCAACGCAGCGAGGTCGACAGTGCCGTAAAGGATATTATTCAGCTGGTCGTAGAAAATGGCGATGAGGCACTGATTGCTTTTGCAAAACAGTTTGATAAAGCAGAGTTGACCCAACTAAAAGTAACTCTTCCAGAAATTGAACGAGCCTCTGAACAAGTCGATACAGACCTTAAAAAGGCTATACAAACTGCCTACGACAACATTTATAAATTTCACGAGGCCTGTTTTACAAAAGATTATGCAGTCGTAGAAACCATGCCAGGCATCACTTGCTGGAGAAAGTCATTACCCATTGAAAAGGTAGGACTATACATTCCAGGTGGCTCTGCTCCTCTTTTTTCTACCGTATTGATGCTGGCCATTCCGGCACAAATCGCGGGCAATAAAAAAGTAGTGTTGTGCAGTCCTACCGACGAGAACGGTGACATCAATCCAGTCGTTCTTTACACAGCAAACCTATGCGGTGTTACCGAGATTTACAAGGTGGGCGGCGCTCAAGCGATTGCTGCGATGACCTATGGAACCAAAACCATTCCATCGGTTCACAAAATCTTTGGTCCTGGAAATGCGTTTGTGACCAGGGCTAAGGAACTTGCCCAGCAGCAAGGCGTTGCTATCGACATGCCAGCCGGACCTTCAGAGGTTTTGGTCATTGCAGATGCGCAGGCAAATCCTACCTTTGTTGCAGCAGACCTGCTCGCTCAGGCGGAGCACGGTCATGATTCGCAGGTCATTTTGCTAACCGATTCTGAGGACCTAGCCAAAGCTGTTGATGAGGAAATTGAAATTCAGATAAGTTCGCTTTCGCGAAAGCAAACTGCCAAAGCTGCACTGGAAAACAGTAAGACCATCGTGTTAGATAGCATTGATCAATGTGTAGAATGGTCTGATGTTTATGCACCAGAACACCTAATTATTAATACAGTAGATGCTGATAACGTGGCCAATGAAATTGCTGTAGCTGGTTCCATTTTTATAGGTTCCTACACTTGCGAGAGTCTTGGTGACTATGCCAGCGGCACCAATCACACGTTACCAACTTACGGTTATGCACGCAATTATAGCGGTGTATCTGTGGACAGTTTTGTAAACAAGGTAACCTATCAAAAAGCCACCGCACAAGGAATTAAAAACCTAGGCCCAGCGGTAGAAACCATGGCAGCTGCCGAAGGTCTGGATGCGCATAAAAACGCGGTGAGTGTGCGATTAAAAAGTTTAGAAAATAACGATTAA
- a CDS encoding pyridoxal phosphate-dependent aminotransferase, translating to MKFNLQNIVRKNIWNLKAYSSARSEFKLYGDVSPSRISPFGKMSAASGQIGLTLLDANENPNDPRTHNSELITPNLNRYPDPLQSEIKELLSEQKGISPDQIFVGNGSDEAIDLLYRIFCEPGKDSVITCPPTYGMYEVSAAINDVKNVEIPLTTSFELDVEQILKRVQDDKSIKLLWICSPNNPTGNVLLKADLEHDWQAENYTKGGMMDMPFAPEFEEELKENQRLMDQLIGGFNGIVVVDEAYQDFTENQSFISRLDDYTNLVVLQTMSKAHGLAGARTGFAFASQEIIALFNKTKPPYNVNELSQKAVASALKNVEQTRLQVEELIDNREILIADLQQLPFVKQVFPSEANFILAEVEDATKVYNYLKDQSLIIRNRSSQIPNTLRFTVGTRKECADLMEALKAYKSIEV from the coding sequence ATGAAATTCAATTTACAAAACATAGTTAGGAAGAACATCTGGAACCTAAAGGCCTACTCTAGCGCGCGCTCTGAGTTTAAACTTTATGGCGATGTCTCTCCAAGTAGAATTTCCCCTTTCGGGAAAATGTCCGCCGCAAGCGGACAAATAGGGCTCACGCTATTAGATGCTAACGAGAATCCCAACGATCCAAGAACTCATAACTCTGAACTCATAACTCCTAACTTGAATAGGTATCCTGATCCATTACAAAGCGAGATCAAAGAATTATTGAGTGAGCAAAAAGGTATTTCACCAGATCAGATTTTTGTAGGCAACGGTAGCGACGAGGCTATCGATTTACTGTACCGCATATTTTGTGAACCTGGAAAAGATAGTGTAATTACATGTCCGCCTACATATGGAATGTATGAAGTAAGCGCAGCGATCAATGATGTGAAGAATGTTGAGATCCCGTTGACAACAAGTTTTGAGTTAGACGTCGAGCAGATCCTGAAACGAGTTCAGGATGACAAGTCTATAAAACTCCTATGGATCTGTTCGCCTAATAACCCAACAGGAAACGTACTGCTTAAAGCCGACCTGGAGCACGACTGGCAGGCAGAAAATTATACTAAAGGTGGTATGATGGACATGCCCTTTGCGCCAGAATTTGAAGAGGAACTCAAAGAAAATCAGCGGTTGATGGATCAATTGATCGGTGGATTTAACGGCATAGTGGTGGTAGATGAAGCCTATCAGGATTTTACAGAGAACCAAAGTTTTATCAGCCGTCTGGATGATTATACAAATCTTGTCGTGTTGCAAACCATGAGTAAAGCACACGGTCTTGCTGGTGCTCGGACTGGTTTTGCCTTTGCTTCACAAGAAATTATTGCGCTGTTCAACAAAACAAAGCCGCCATATAATGTGAATGAATTATCGCAAAAAGCGGTCGCTTCTGCTCTTAAGAATGTAGAGCAAACCAGATTGCAGGTAGAGGAATTGATAGACAATCGAGAAATCCTCATTGCCGATTTGCAACAGCTTCCTTTTGTAAAGCAGGTATTCCCAAGTGAAGCCAATTTTATTTTGGCTGAAGTTGAAGATGCAACCAAAGTTTATAATTATTTGAAAGATCAATCATTGATTATTCGCAATCGCAGCAGTCAGATTCCGAATACTTTGCGATTTACCGTGGGAACGAGAAAGGAATGTGCGGATTTGATGGAGGCATTGAAAGCATATAAAAGCATTGAAGTTTAA
- the hisB gene encoding bifunctional histidinol-phosphatase/imidazoleglycerol-phosphate dehydratase HisB: MKKVLFIDRDGTIVKEPPTDYQLDSFEKLEFLPMAITQLHRIARELDYELVMVTNQDGLGTNSFPEKTFWPVHNLMMEVLENEGVKFSEVLIDRSFPEQNAPTRKPQTGLLTHYIKGNYDLANSFVIGDRNSDMQLAKNLGCKGIQLPSITDDSTFENDLVVLKTDSWKEIFQFLRGQPRKVSVSRKTNETDIQITLNLDGSGNGTIDTGLKFYDHMLEQLQRHGSLDLDIKVDGDLEIDEHHTIEDTAIALGDAFAKALSTKKGINRYGFLLPMDDSLAQVAVDFGGRPWIVWEAEFKREYVGDMPTELFYHFFKSFSDASKCNLNMKVEGDNEHHKIESLFKAFAKAIKMAVKQTGDGKLPSTKGTL, from the coding sequence ATGAAAAAAGTATTATTTATAGATCGGGACGGTACCATCGTCAAAGAGCCGCCAACAGATTATCAACTCGATAGCTTTGAAAAGTTGGAGTTCTTACCTATGGCGATCACGCAATTGCACCGCATCGCTCGAGAGTTGGATTATGAACTAGTGATGGTGACCAATCAGGATGGTTTGGGGACAAATAGTTTTCCAGAAAAAACCTTCTGGCCAGTGCATAACCTTATGATGGAAGTTTTAGAAAATGAAGGTGTGAAATTTAGTGAGGTATTGATTGATAGATCGTTCCCAGAGCAAAATGCGCCTACTCGAAAACCACAAACAGGTTTATTAACACATTACATCAAAGGCAATTACGATCTAGCCAACAGTTTTGTTATAGGTGATCGCAATAGTGATATGCAATTGGCTAAAAACCTAGGCTGCAAAGGCATTCAGTTACCTTCTATTACAGATGATTCTACATTTGAAAATGATTTGGTCGTTCTAAAAACTGATTCCTGGAAAGAGATCTTTCAATTTTTGAGAGGTCAGCCTCGCAAGGTTTCGGTTAGCAGGAAAACGAATGAAACCGATATTCAAATCACGCTCAACCTGGACGGTTCTGGAAACGGGACGATTGATACAGGCTTGAAATTCTACGATCACATGCTGGAGCAGTTGCAACGTCATGGCTCACTGGATCTGGACATCAAAGTAGATGGCGATTTAGAAATAGACGAGCATCACACTATTGAGGATACCGCCATTGCGCTGGGTGACGCTTTCGCGAAAGCGTTATCCACTAAAAAAGGCATCAATAGATATGGCTTTTTGTTACCTATGGATGACAGCCTTGCACAGGTTGCCGTGGATTTTGGAGGAAGACCATGGATCGTCTGGGAGGCAGAATTTAAAAGAGAATACGTGGGTGATATGCCTACAGAATTGTTTTACCACTTCTTCAAATCCTTCAGCGATGCGTCAAAATGCAACCTGAACATGAAAGTGGAAGGTGACAACGAGCACCATAAAATTGAATCGCTATTTAAAGCTTTCGCGAAAGCGATAAAAATGGCAGTCAAACAAACCGGCGACGGCAAGTTGCCTAGCACCAAAGGCACGTTATGA
- the hisH gene encoding imidazole glycerol phosphate synthase subunit HisH, translated as MIAIVKYNAGNIGSVTNALNRLGIENNVTDDPAELKVADKVIFPGVGEAGTAMKYLKERGLDEILKYLEQPFLGICLGMQLMCNHSEEGDTECLGIFDTDVKRFRPSSASGLGMKVPHMGWNSLSYGLGVQGSESVITQNSELLTNIQSGSDVYYVHSYYAELCEDTAATCDYILPFSSMLQKDNYYATQFHPEKSAGVGEQLLKNFVNL; from the coding sequence ATGATTGCAATCGTAAAATATAACGCGGGCAACATAGGCAGTGTGACCAATGCTCTCAATAGGCTAGGCATTGAAAACAATGTAACAGACGATCCAGCCGAATTAAAAGTAGCAGACAAAGTGATTTTTCCAGGAGTTGGCGAGGCTGGAACGGCCATGAAATATTTGAAGGAACGTGGTCTGGATGAAATTTTGAAATATCTAGAACAGCCATTTTTGGGGATTTGTCTTGGTATGCAATTGATGTGCAACCATAGTGAAGAAGGCGATACCGAGTGTCTTGGTATTTTTGATACTGATGTGAAACGATTCCGCCCTTCGAGTGCCTCAGGGCTCGGAATGAAGGTGCCGCATATGGGATGGAATTCCTTGAGTTATGGGTTAGGAGTTCAGGGTTCAGAGTCGGTCATAACTCAAAACTCTGAACTCTTAACTAATATACAGAGCGGTAGCGACGTATATTATGTCCACTCCTATTACGCAGAACTTTGTGAGGATACAGCTGCCACTTGCGATTATATTTTGCCATTTAGCAGCATGTTGCAAAAAGACAATTACTACGCGACCCAGTTTCATCCAGAGAAAAGCGCTGGAGTTGGAGAGCAGTTGTTGAAGAATTTCGTCAACCTATAA
- the hisA gene encoding 1-(5-phosphoribosyl)-5-[(5-phosphoribosylamino)methylideneamino]imidazole-4-carboxamide isomerase, translating into MRIIPAIDIIDGKCVRLSQGDYNQKTIYNEDPLEVAKEFEANGIEYLHLVDLDGAKSAHVVNWKALERIASQTGLKVDFGGGVKTDEDIKMVFESGAKQVTGGSIAVKDSDTFEGWIEKYGSDKIILGADAKDGMIATHGWLESSELEVIEFINEWNKKNIEYVICTDIAKDGMLAGPSYRLYKSILALNDIKGSETPLPSFNHMKIERPVKLIASGGVAVADDLHRLREMGCEGAIVGKAFYEGRISFKELREFI; encoded by the coding sequence ATGAGAATAATACCAGCAATAGACATTATCGACGGGAAATGCGTAAGGCTTTCTCAAGGAGATTATAACCAGAAAACGATCTATAATGAAGACCCGCTTGAGGTTGCAAAAGAGTTTGAGGCTAACGGAATCGAGTATTTACATCTAGTGGATCTTGATGGTGCTAAAAGCGCTCACGTGGTCAACTGGAAAGCGTTGGAACGCATCGCAAGCCAGACAGGTTTGAAGGTGGATTTTGGCGGTGGCGTAAAAACAGATGAAGACATTAAAATGGTCTTTGAAAGTGGCGCCAAGCAAGTAACGGGCGGCAGCATAGCCGTCAAGGACTCGGATACATTTGAAGGTTGGATCGAGAAGTACGGTAGTGATAAAATCATCCTGGGCGCAGACGCTAAAGACGGAATGATAGCCACGCACGGCTGGCTGGAAAGCAGCGAACTCGAAGTGATTGAATTTATCAATGAATGGAACAAGAAAAATATTGAGTACGTTATTTGTACAGATATTGCTAAAGATGGCATGCTCGCCGGTCCCAGTTATCGATTGTATAAAAGCATTCTAGCATTGAATGATATAAAAGGCAGTGAAACACCACTTCCATCCTTTAATCACATGAAAATTGAACGACCTGTAAAGCTTATAGCTTCAGGAGGTGTCGCCGTTGCAGACGATTTGCATCGTTTACGGGAGATGGGTTGTGAAGGAGCTATTGTAGGCAAAGCATTTTATGAAGGTAGAATCAGTTTTAAGGAGTTGAGAGAGTTTATCTAA